A DNA window from Deltaproteobacteria bacterium contains the following coding sequences:
- a CDS encoding metal-dependent hydrolase: protein MLAKSHRLMAASGAVLLGAPPLGIAAAVLGATLPDRVEIVGLPHRGISHWPWPWALAVWFMTTQGNEWASVVAWWFAGALLHIGADMFTVGGIPLLLPNWRIRLGPLRTGEFGESLVVAVFVLAAVMHVLRLQLVRVGGP from the coding sequence ATGTTGGCAAAATCGCATCGGTTAATGGCGGCGTCCGGGGCCGTGCTTTTAGGCGCGCCGCCGCTGGGGATTGCTGCCGCTGTCTTGGGTGCCACTCTTCCTGATCGTGTGGAAATCGTGGGCCTACCACATCGCGGGATCTCTCACTGGCCATGGCCGTGGGCACTGGCGGTCTGGTTTATGACCACGCAAGGGAACGAATGGGCCTCTGTGGTCGCATGGTGGTTCGCCGGTGCTTTACTGCACATCGGCGCGGATATGTTCACCGTGGGCGGTATTCCTCTGCTTTTACCCAATTGGCGGATTCGGCTTGGACCTTTGCGCACGGGAGAGTTCGGCGAATCTCTGGTCGTGGCCGTGTTCGTGTTAGCGGCGGTGATGCACGTCCTTCGGTTGCAACTCGTGCGTGTAGGGGGACCGTAA
- a CDS encoding acyl-CoA/acyl-ACP dehydrogenase, producing MNYFPLTPTQQEWKERVADLSAREIGPRAAEYDRLARFPKESLDALRSAGLWALRTPREHGGLGADLVTVCLVVEEVAKKCPSTGMCYKMHLEATELVNQIATPYQVERFVKPLARGEVLATIAGGESSGTTGADWRPIATDVSTALSVDGGFQLDHVRKSYVTSAGQATHYLLLTRLEGRPTQGMPDFLMVERDKIAWEVVGEWNGLGMRGNSSSPMVFNGVVPAEHRLGIGREKEPVLVKYMMPLLILTYGAAYLGIASGAYELACQEATKRFASGARRMDAPINQRRFAEMSAQIEAARTLLHAAAAMADAGTAPSLVPYVQAKVLCSEAAVRVTQDLMTIFGGTAFAARLPFERYFRDARAGLVMGMANDQAYEMIASMLFPK from the coding sequence ATGAATTATTTTCCTCTCACGCCAACACAACAGGAATGGAAAGAACGGGTGGCGGACCTGTCCGCGCGCGAGATTGGACCGCGCGCTGCCGAGTATGATCGACTCGCTCGGTTTCCCAAAGAATCGTTAGACGCGCTCCGCAGCGCCGGTCTGTGGGCACTGCGGACACCGCGTGAACATGGTGGCCTCGGTGCGGACCTGGTGACCGTCTGTTTAGTTGTCGAGGAGGTTGCCAAGAAGTGCCCTTCCACTGGTATGTGCTACAAGATGCACCTCGAAGCGACGGAACTCGTCAACCAGATTGCCACTCCCTATCAGGTCGAGCGTTTCGTTAAACCGCTGGCACGTGGTGAGGTGCTTGCCACGATTGCGGGAGGCGAGAGTTCAGGCACAACCGGTGCGGACTGGCGTCCGATTGCGACCGATGTATCGACCGCCCTGAGTGTCGATGGCGGCTTTCAACTGGATCATGTACGGAAGTCCTACGTCACTTCGGCTGGCCAGGCCACACACTATCTTCTCCTCACGCGCTTGGAAGGGCGTCCCACACAAGGGATGCCGGACTTCCTGATGGTAGAGCGCGACAAGATTGCTTGGGAAGTCGTTGGAGAATGGAATGGTTTGGGCATGCGCGGCAATAGCAGCAGTCCGATGGTTTTTAACGGCGTGGTGCCTGCCGAACACCGCTTGGGCATCGGGCGCGAAAAGGAACCTGTTCTCGTCAAATATATGATGCCGTTACTGATCCTCACGTACGGGGCCGCGTATCTGGGGATTGCCTCTGGCGCGTATGAACTTGCGTGCCAGGAAGCGACCAAACGCTTTGCAAGCGGGGCGCGCCGCATGGACGCGCCGATCAATCAGCGTCGCTTCGCCGAAATGAGCGCGCAAATCGAAGCCGCCCGCACGCTCCTCCACGCTGCTGCTGCCATGGCAGACGCGGGAACAGCTCCGTCGCTTGTCCCCTACGTCCAAGCCAAAGTGCTGTGTTCGGAAGCCGCCGTGCGCGTGACGCAGGACCTGATGACCATCTTCGGTGGGACGGCCTTTGCCGCTCGGCTGCCGTTCGAGCGCTACTTTCGCGATGCTCGCGCAGGATTAGTGATGGGCATGGCTAACGATCAGGCCTACGAAATGATTGCCAGTATGCTGTTTCCCAAGTAG
- the pyrR gene encoding bifunctional pyr operon transcriptional regulator/uracil phosphoribosyltransferase PyrR, with product MRILLDRMAIQRALTRVAHEILEKNQGSERLALVGIHTRGVFLSRRLAHIMQEIEGVEIPCGEIDITLYRDDVGRSRLRPEVRGTKIPFGVDNLRIVLVDDVLYTGRTVRAALDALIDFGRPRNIQLAVLVDRGHRELPIRADYVGKNLPTARDERVSVRLVERDGKDEVVIE from the coding sequence ATGCGTATTTTGCTTGATCGCATGGCTATCCAGCGCGCGCTCACCCGCGTCGCGCACGAGATCCTGGAAAAGAATCAAGGCTCGGAGCGTCTGGCGTTGGTCGGCATCCACACCCGCGGAGTGTTCTTGTCGCGTCGCCTTGCTCACATCATGCAGGAGATCGAAGGCGTGGAGATTCCCTGTGGCGAGATCGACATCACGCTCTATCGCGACGATGTTGGGCGCAGTCGCCTGCGTCCCGAGGTACGCGGCACTAAGATCCCCTTCGGTGTGGATAACTTGCGCATCGTGTTGGTGGATGACGTGCTGTATACCGGGCGTACGGTGCGGGCGGCGCTGGATGCGTTGATCGATTTCGGTCGCCCTCGCAACATTCAGTTGGCGGTGCTGGTAGATCGCGGGCATCGAGAATTGCCGATCCGTGCCGATTATGTCGGAAAAAATCTCCCCACTGCGCGTGACGAGCGCGTCTCGGTGCGGTTGGTGGAACGCGACGGTAAGGACGAAGTGGTCATCGAGTAG
- a CDS encoding dihydroorotase — protein sequence MKLVIYGGTVIDPANDREAALDVLIEDGLIRAVDKPGSFLTAGDTGIDASGLVVAPGFVDMHVHLREPGFEYKETVLTGTQSAVAGGFTAVACMANTNPVNDNGSVTRYIIEKAQTANLARVFPIGALSKGLKGESLADIGEMVAAGAVAISDDGRPVMDGNLMRRALEYCSMFQLPISVHEEDLHLAAGGVMNEGPTSLRLGLKGIPNAAEDAMVARDIILARLTGGRLHIAHTSTRGAVALVRQAKAEGLQVTAEAAPHHFILTEETVEGYNTNAKMAPPLRQMGDVLAIKEGLRDGTIDAIATDHAPHHRDEKEVEFDHAANGIVGLETALPLTLRLVKEGVLSLSEAVRKLTFNPARILGLPHGTLSVGAAADVVIFDPARSWQVVPEGLRSKSRNTPFGGWEMTGKAMTTLVGGKIVYTA from the coding sequence ATGAAACTCGTCATTTATGGTGGAACGGTGATCGATCCGGCCAACGACCGGGAAGCTGCTCTCGATGTGTTGATCGAGGATGGCCTCATCCGGGCGGTGGACAAACCCGGCAGTTTTTTGACGGCTGGAGATACCGGCATAGATGCGAGCGGCCTCGTGGTGGCACCGGGCTTTGTCGACATGCACGTGCACCTGCGCGAGCCTGGGTTCGAGTATAAAGAGACGGTGCTGACTGGCACCCAGTCCGCAGTTGCCGGTGGATTTACTGCCGTTGCTTGCATGGCGAACACCAACCCGGTGAACGATAATGGCTCGGTTACTCGTTACATTATCGAAAAAGCGCAGACGGCCAATCTGGCCCGGGTGTTTCCCATTGGCGCGCTCTCGAAAGGGTTGAAAGGCGAATCGCTGGCGGATATTGGCGAGATGGTGGCGGCGGGCGCGGTGGCGATCTCTGACGACGGGCGGCCAGTGATGGACGGCAACCTCATGCGGCGGGCGCTTGAGTATTGTTCGATGTTCCAACTGCCAATCAGCGTGCACGAAGAAGATCTGCACTTGGCGGCGGGCGGCGTTATGAACGAAGGTCCTACTTCTCTACGGTTGGGACTCAAAGGGATTCCTAACGCCGCCGAGGATGCGATGGTCGCTCGGGACATTATTTTGGCGCGGCTGACCGGTGGGCGTTTGCATATCGCGCATACCAGCACGCGCGGCGCGGTGGCCCTGGTGCGGCAAGCCAAAGCCGAAGGGCTTCAGGTGACGGCGGAAGCGGCACCGCATCACTTCATCTTGACCGAGGAGACCGTGGAGGGCTACAACACCAACGCCAAAATGGCCCCGCCGCTCAGGCAGATGGGCGATGTCCTGGCGATCAAAGAAGGGTTACGAGACGGCACGATCGACGCGATTGCCACGGACCATGCGCCGCATCATCGCGACGAGAAAGAGGTCGAGTTCGATCATGCCGCGAACGGCATTGTCGGCTTGGAAACCGCGTTGCCGTTGACCCTACGCTTGGTGAAGGAAGGGGTACTTTCTCTCTCCGAGGCTGTCAGAAAGTTGACCTTCAATCCTGCACGGATTTTAGGTCTCCCGCATGGGACGCTCTCGGTCGGCGCGGCGGCGGATGTCGTAATCTTCGATCCGGCCCGCTCGTGGCAGGTCGTGCCCGAGGGCCTGCGCTCGAAAAGCAGGAATACGCCTTTTGGTGGGTGGGAGATGACAGGAAAAGCGATGACCACGCTGGTGGGCGGGAAGATCGTCTATACTGCGTAA
- a CDS encoding TlyA family RNA methyltransferase, with translation MSKRIRLDVLVTERGLAASREQARRLVMAGAVVVNEQRVDKPGTLVDPAAEVRVKDEARSPYVSRGGHKLAAALRSFPVDVAGVVAIDVGASTGGFTDCLLQHGAARVYAVDVGYGQLAWSLRQDPRVVSLERRNIRTLTLADLGEAPELAVIDASFISLALVIPPVLELLAPQGRVVALIKPQFEVGKGRVGKGGVVRDPALHVEVVENLSRQAETWGVEVMGVMESPLLGPKGNKEFLLYLRKRTLSS, from the coding sequence GTGAGCAAGCGCATCCGTCTCGATGTGTTAGTGACCGAACGTGGCTTGGCGGCCAGCCGCGAACAAGCCCGGCGACTGGTGATGGCGGGAGCCGTGGTCGTGAACGAGCAGCGTGTCGATAAACCTGGCACTTTAGTCGATCCTGCTGCCGAGGTGCGCGTCAAAGACGAAGCGAGGTCGCCATATGTCAGTCGTGGTGGACATAAATTAGCAGCCGCGCTCCGCAGTTTTCCCGTCGATGTTGCCGGGGTAGTCGCGATCGATGTCGGTGCCTCGACCGGAGGCTTTACCGATTGTCTGCTCCAACACGGAGCGGCGAGAGTTTATGCCGTCGATGTCGGCTACGGGCAGTTGGCGTGGTCGCTGCGGCAAGATCCCCGCGTAGTCAGTCTGGAACGGCGTAACATCCGCACACTGACGCTTGCGGATCTCGGTGAAGCTCCCGAGCTGGCGGTGATTGACGCCTCCTTCATCTCGTTAGCCCTGGTGATCCCTCCAGTGCTGGAGTTATTAGCTCCGCAGGGGCGAGTGGTCGCGTTGATTAAACCGCAGTTCGAAGTCGGCAAAGGACGGGTAGGGAAGGGTGGCGTGGTGCGAGACCCGGCGCTGCATGTCGAAGTGGTCGAGAATCTCAGTCGTCAAGCAGAGACGTGGGGAGTCGAGGTAATGGGGGTGATGGAATCCCCGCTCCTGGGACCCAAAGGCAACAAGGAATTTCTTTTATACTTACGAAAGCGCACGCTTTCGTCATAG
- a CDS encoding polyprenyl synthetase family protein, whose translation MNLKKYLDERRRLVDRSLKQMLGAGGSFPRTIDKAMRYSLFSGGKRIRPILALASAEAVGGALNRIMPFACALEMIHSYSLVHDDLPAMDDDDLRRGKPTNHVVFGEGMAILAGDGLLTEAFRVMAEGALQPGQNRSAALRAIREIAAGAGAAGMVGGQVADLESEKKKPTRLLVEYIHSRKTGALLRASVRAGAWVGGAKPGQFARLDRYGVAIGFAFQVADDILDIEGGTDKTGKREGRDAERQKVTYPAAVGMENAKRKARELLDESLAALSPFGPAADPLRQIATFIVERAVRP comes from the coding sequence GTGAATCTGAAAAAATATCTGGACGAACGCCGCCGTTTGGTGGACCGTTCCCTCAAGCAAATGCTTGGTGCCGGGGGGTCGTTTCCACGCACGATCGATAAAGCGATGCGTTACAGCCTCTTTTCCGGCGGGAAACGCATCCGCCCTATCCTTGCCCTTGCTAGTGCTGAAGCCGTGGGCGGTGCCCTCAACCGCATCATGCCGTTCGCCTGTGCTTTGGAAATGATTCACTCCTACTCCTTGGTGCATGACGATCTGCCGGCAATGGATGATGACGACCTGCGGCGTGGCAAGCCCACCAATCACGTGGTCTTCGGCGAAGGGATGGCCATTCTGGCCGGCGATGGTCTTTTGACCGAAGCCTTCCGTGTGATGGCCGAAGGCGCGTTACAGCCTGGACAAAATCGCTCGGCCGCGTTGCGCGCGATTCGCGAGATTGCCGCCGGCGCTGGTGCCGCCGGTATGGTGGGCGGGCAGGTGGCTGACCTCGAATCCGAAAAGAAAAAACCGACCCGCCTCCTGGTCGAATATATCCATTCGCGGAAAACCGGCGCTCTGTTGCGCGCCTCGGTGCGCGCCGGGGCCTGGGTCGGCGGTGCTAAACCCGGGCAATTCGCCCGCCTCGATCGCTATGGAGTCGCAATCGGTTTCGCCTTTCAGGTAGCCGACGATATCCTCGACATCGAGGGTGGTACGGACAAGACCGGGAAACGGGAAGGGCGAGATGCCGAACGGCAAAAGGTCACGTACCCAGCGGCCGTCGGGATGGAGAATGCCAAGCGGAAAGCACGAGAACTGTTGGACGAATCCTTGGCGGCGCTGTCGCCATTTGGACCGGCGGCCGATCCCCTGCGGCAAATCGCGACTTTCATTGTCGAGCGAGCGGTGCGACCATAA
- a CDS encoding XRE family transcriptional regulator: MPSRCSCLNFGCWSQSGTAPNALDLRRYIQGQGWTQAEAATFFAETQPRISNLLKGEISRFSIDKLINLLARAGLVVHVETKLKAA, from the coding sequence TTGCCAAGCAGGTGCAGCTGTCTTAATTTCGGGTGCTGGTCACAGTCTGGGACTGCACCAAACGCCTTGGACTTGCGGCGGTACATTCAGGGGCAGGGATGGACGCAGGCGGAAGCGGCGACGTTCTTTGCTGAAACCCAACCACGCATCAGCAACCTGCTCAAGGGTGAGATCAGTCGGTTTAGTATTGACAAGCTCATCAATTTGCTGGCGCGGGCTGGACTAGTAGTACACGTAGAGACCAAGCTGAAGGCGGCGTAG
- the carA gene encoding glutamine-hydrolyzing carbamoyl-phosphate synthase small subunit, whose translation MKALLALADGTIFIGSSFGAEGEAVGEVVFNTSLTGYQEILTDPSYKGQIVTMTYPEIGNVGVNPEDVESRRPFVEGFIVKEYWERQSNWRARQSLGAYLKEHGIVGIHGLDTRALVRHLRDHGAQEGVISTVDLDPQRLIAKAKATPSLIGRDLVKEVTCAQPYQWTQGHWELGTGYREKGDASTQHFSVVAYDYGIKFNILRNLVAAGCRVLVVPAHTPAAEVLAMSPDGVFLSNGPGDPDAVPYARANVEALIGKVPIFGICLGHQIMGLALGGKTYKLKFGHHGGNHPVMDLSTCKVEITAQNHGFCVDVDSLHGRAELTHVNLNDKTVEGLAHTDYPLFSVQYHPESSPGPHDAHYLFRRFTELMERHRKG comes from the coding sequence ATGAAAGCACTCCTGGCCCTTGCTGACGGAACAATCTTTATCGGGTCCTCCTTCGGAGCTGAAGGCGAGGCGGTTGGCGAGGTGGTGTTCAACACCTCTCTGACCGGATATCAAGAAATTCTGACCGACCCCTCGTACAAAGGCCAAATCGTCACCATGACGTACCCGGAGATCGGCAACGTCGGCGTCAATCCCGAGGATGTCGAATCGCGGCGGCCTTTTGTCGAAGGCTTCATCGTGAAGGAATACTGGGAGCGGCAAAGCAACTGGCGGGCGCGTCAGAGTCTGGGAGCGTATCTCAAGGAGCACGGCATTGTTGGCATCCACGGCCTTGATACTCGCGCGCTCGTGCGTCATCTGCGCGATCATGGCGCTCAAGAGGGTGTCATTTCCACGGTCGATCTCGATCCGCAGCGCCTTATCGCCAAAGCCAAAGCCACCCCGAGCCTGATCGGGCGCGATCTGGTGAAAGAAGTCACGTGCGCGCAGCCCTACCAATGGACCCAAGGCCACTGGGAACTCGGTACCGGCTATCGAGAGAAAGGCGACGCCAGCACTCAGCACTTCTCTGTCGTGGCCTATGACTATGGCATCAAGTTCAATATCCTGCGCAATCTTGTAGCCGCCGGTTGCCGTGTATTGGTAGTTCCGGCGCATACCCCGGCGGCAGAAGTGCTGGCCATGAGCCCGGATGGTGTGTTCCTGTCTAACGGTCCCGGCGATCCCGACGCGGTGCCTTACGCGCGCGCGAATGTGGAAGCGTTGATCGGCAAGGTGCCGATCTTTGGCATCTGCCTCGGCCATCAGATCATGGGCTTGGCGCTCGGAGGAAAGACGTACAAATTAAAGTTCGGCCACCACGGCGGGAATCACCCGGTCATGGATTTGTCCACCTGCAAGGTGGAGATCACGGCGCAAAACCATGGATTCTGTGTCGATGTCGATTCCCTGCACGGGCGCGCGGAACTCACGCATGTCAATCTCAACGACAAGACGGTGGAAGGATTGGCACATACAGACTATCCTTTGTTTTCCGTGCAATATCATCCCGAATCGTCGCCGGGGCCGCACGATGCTCACTATCTCTTCCGCCGTTTTACCGAACTGATGGAGCGTCATCGCAAAGGATAA
- a CDS encoding aspartate carbamoyltransferase catalytic subunit, which translates to MFTHRHLLGIEGLSQDDLLFLLETAETFREISEREVKKVPTLRGKTVVNLFYESSTRTRTSFEIAAKRLSADAVNISSSTSSATKGETLLDTARNLVAMRPSVIVIRHPSSGAPHLLARLVDCPVINAGDGTHEHPTQALLDAMTMRERKGQIGGLTVAIVGDILHSRVARSNIFLLTALGAKVRLVGPPTLLPPDFQRWGAEVHTNLRSGLAGADVVMALRLQHERQDRNFLPSVEGYARHFCITAAVLAEASPEVLVMHPGPMNRGIEIASDVADGAASVILDQVTNGVAVRMAILYLLTAQGKEMPEERHEPMREERLTKRRAVSR; encoded by the coding sequence ATGTTTACCCATCGTCATCTGCTTGGCATCGAGGGGCTCTCCCAAGACGATCTCCTGTTTTTGTTGGAGACTGCCGAGACCTTCCGGGAAATTTCCGAGCGCGAAGTGAAGAAGGTGCCGACGCTGCGTGGCAAGACGGTGGTGAATCTGTTCTACGAATCGAGCACGCGCACCCGCACGTCGTTCGAGATCGCGGCCAAGCGGCTGTCCGCCGACGCCGTTAATATCTCCTCTTCGACCAGCAGCGCCACGAAAGGAGAAACCCTCCTCGACACCGCACGCAACTTGGTGGCGATGCGACCATCCGTCATTGTGATTCGGCACCCGTCGTCGGGTGCGCCGCATCTGTTGGCACGCTTGGTCGATTGTCCGGTGATCAACGCCGGCGACGGGACGCACGAGCACCCCACGCAAGCGTTGTTGGACGCCATGACGATGCGCGAACGCAAAGGACAAATCGGCGGCCTTACTGTCGCGATCGTGGGCGATATTCTGCACAGCCGCGTGGCGCGCTCCAACATTTTTTTGCTGACCGCCTTGGGTGCCAAAGTGCGGCTAGTGGGACCGCCGACGTTGCTGCCGCCCGATTTTCAGCGTTGGGGAGCCGAGGTGCATACCAATCTGCGCAGCGGCCTAGCTGGAGCCGATGTGGTGATGGCGCTGCGCCTGCAGCACGAGCGACAGGATCGCAATTTTTTACCGAGTGTCGAAGGATATGCGCGTCATTTCTGTATCACTGCCGCCGTGCTTGCCGAGGCGAGCCCTGAGGTGTTGGTGATGCATCCCGGGCCGATGAACCGTGGGATCGAGATCGCTTCGGATGTCGCTGACGGTGCGGCGTCCGTCATTCTCGATCAGGTGACGAATGGAGTAGCGGTACGCATGGCGATTTTGTATCTCCTGACCGCGCAAGGAAAAGAGATGCCGGAAGAACGGCATGAGCCGATGAGAGAGGAAAGGCTGACCAAACGGCGTGCGGTGAGCCGGTGA
- a CDS encoding DUF4258 domain-containing protein, translated as MERNISDQEIRQAGAQTNVIEDYPDDKYSPSCLLLGVTQTGRPLPIQVSLAETELVKIITLYEPDLNEWVNDSQRR; from the coding sequence GTGGAACGAAATATCAGCGACCAGGAAATCAGGCAAGCTGGGGCGCAAACCAACGTGATTGAGGATTATCCTGATGACAAGTATTCTCCCAGTTGTCTGCTGTTGGGCGTCACACAAACCGGACGCCCTTTGCCTATCCAGGTTTCCCTAGCAGAAACGGAGCTGGTAAAAATCATTACGCTCTACGAACCCGACCTAAACGAGTGGGTCAATGACTCGCAACGGAGATAA
- a CDS encoding YgiT-type zinc finger protein: MFTCFACHAHESREDLVEEIFQVDGKYVLVDQIPATVCVRCGEETFSRDTTEKVRLLVHGQAKPAKSIALEVFEFV, encoded by the coding sequence ATGTTCACCTGCTTTGCATGTCATGCCCACGAGAGCCGCGAAGATCTAGTCGAGGAAATCTTCCAAGTTGATGGAAAGTATGTCTTGGTCGATCAAATTCCGGCAACGGTGTGTGTCCGTTGTGGCGAAGAGACCTTCAGTCGCGACACAACAGAAAAGGTACGTCTGCTGGTGCATGGTCAGGCAAAGCCGGCCAAGTCCATTGCGCTAGAGGTCTTTGAGTTCGTCTAG
- a CDS encoding class I SAM-dependent methyltransferase, producing MSDFRLPSMLAFVLGLISLVVAPIGWTQEHHPYPHRPPAGAAHDHHFNDIEKAVQMFEDPERDAWQKPEEVVKQLQLRSGDVVADIGAGTGYFTRRFAAAVGPKGQALGLDIEASMVTYMTEDAKKRGLTHYTARQVQANDPQLAPQSVDVVFICDTYHHIHDRVAYVRRLVPALKSGGRVVIVDFQKRPLPLGPPVEWKLAPETVTEEFRQAGLQLARSVEFLPYQYFLEFTVVANDQGAKKQ from the coding sequence ATGTCCGATTTTCGCCTGCCATCCATGCTGGCTTTCGTGTTAGGTTTGATCTCGCTTGTCGTTGCGCCTATCGGTTGGACACAAGAGCATCACCCGTATCCGCATCGCCCACCTGCAGGCGCTGCGCACGATCATCATTTCAACGACATCGAGAAAGCGGTGCAGATGTTCGAAGACCCTGAACGCGACGCCTGGCAAAAACCTGAGGAAGTGGTCAAACAACTGCAATTGCGCTCCGGCGATGTCGTGGCCGATATTGGTGCCGGTACGGGATACTTCACGCGCCGCTTTGCCGCTGCTGTCGGACCAAAAGGCCAGGCGCTGGGACTGGATATCGAGGCGTCGATGGTTACGTACATGACCGAAGACGCCAAGAAGCGTGGACTGACGCACTACACCGCTCGTCAAGTGCAAGCGAACGATCCGCAATTAGCGCCCCAGTCCGTGGATGTGGTGTTCATCTGTGACACCTATCATCATATCCACGACCGTGTGGCCTATGTGCGCCGCTTGGTACCGGCGTTGAAGTCCGGGGGGCGCGTAGTCATCGTAGATTTCCAGAAGCGTCCGCTTCCGCTCGGACCGCCGGTGGAATGGAAACTCGCGCCGGAGACCGTCACCGAAGAGTTTCGTCAGGCAGGATTGCAACTCGCCCGTTCGGTGGAGTTTCTCCCGTACCAATACTTCTTGGAATTCACCGTGGTTGCGAACGATCAGGGAGCCAAGAAACAATAA
- the tenA gene encoding thiaminase II: MTLSEQLLEAAAPMWRRSLSHPFVTELGNGTLPLEKFQFYMCQDYLFLIEYSRLLALATAKAPDLDTMGRFAGLLDATLNREMALHRDFAAQCGIRPEALAATQIAPTTLAYTTHLVRAAALGDLTEIIAALLPCQWGYCEIGQILARRGRPVNAPFSCQWIDMYASEEFAALAHWLRELLDRVGKPGDETRLAETFCTSARYEYLFWDMAYRLEQWPI, from the coding sequence GTGACGCTCTCCGAACAGTTGCTTGAAGCCGCCGCGCCGATGTGGCGCCGTTCGCTCTCCCATCCTTTCGTGACCGAGCTGGGCAATGGCACGTTGCCACTGGAAAAATTCCAGTTCTACATGTGCCAGGATTACCTCTTTCTGATCGAGTATAGCCGTCTGCTGGCCTTGGCGACGGCGAAAGCGCCGGACCTCGATACCATGGGGCGCTTCGCCGGTCTGCTCGATGCCACCCTCAATCGGGAGATGGCGCTCCATCGTGATTTCGCCGCCCAATGCGGCATTCGTCCGGAAGCCTTAGCTGCTACCCAAATCGCCCCGACCACGCTGGCCTACACGACGCATCTCGTGCGCGCGGCCGCGCTTGGCGATCTCACGGAGATCATCGCGGCGTTATTGCCCTGTCAGTGGGGCTACTGCGAGATTGGCCAGATATTGGCTCGTCGCGGTAGGCCGGTTAACGCGCCGTTCTCTTGTCAGTGGATCGACATGTACGCTTCGGAGGAATTCGCCGCCTTGGCGCACTGGTTACGAGAGCTGCTCGACCGTGTAGGAAAGCCGGGCGACGAGACCCGCCTCGCCGAGACCTTCTGCACCAGTGCCCGCTACGAATATCTGTTTTGGGACATGGCGTATCGCTTAGAGCAGTGGCCAATCTGA
- a CDS encoding exodeoxyribonuclease VII small subunit, whose product MIDVTNRKFEDALRVLEGIVEKLETGDLSLDEALGAFEDGVTLVRHLGEKLTEVEKRVEVLTREPSGLFQLQNVVEDEDEDE is encoded by the coding sequence ATGATAGATGTAACCAACCGAAAGTTCGAAGATGCGCTGCGCGTCCTCGAAGGGATTGTCGAGAAACTGGAAACCGGCGATCTGTCTCTCGATGAGGCGTTAGGTGCTTTCGAGGACGGGGTGACGCTAGTCCGTCATCTCGGCGAGAAACTGACCGAGGTGGAAAAGCGTGTCGAGGTGTTGACGCGCGAACCCAGCGGTCTGTTTCAACTCCAAAACGTGGTCGAAGACGAGGACGAAGACGAGTGA